The following coding sequences are from one Onychostoma macrolepis isolate SWU-2019 chromosome 24, ASM1243209v1, whole genome shotgun sequence window:
- the LOC131533302 gene encoding protein APCDD1-like, which translates to MLFLYPLVILLSSVSVCVLVLGSDPVLLDQRNRCHSRLKQLHGQQVTVHTPPNITGHWVSNSCEVRPGPEFLTRSYRFFPNGSFQALQFFYRDPDCSEPSSSLLIRGSVRPQRGSWLVHGGTFSEVHVSRVQLQCLQTTCDPDPDRSMQELTLMRLELRAEELFLGDVHTERAQRSLHQPAGYQSPLRSAKAECRGVCQIVSSADLHHPPVLPARPERPVRLQGSWVSTRCEVRPGVLFLTRQLTFHEDSQTWTGQYDHFSDPVCRHPTFSISASGRYSRGAPSAAIGGAVEFTFTVTHMMVTPMDVATTFLLSAFRGRECGAEGSWKLGVPQDVTSTSGCAALGVRLPHMEYELFRAGQDPSGHSLLYNGQRPSDGSSPDRPERRPTSFQPPLIRCERHERDQPFRLSAGAGPNALDTLPAAAALVLLHTLM; encoded by the exons atgttgtttttatatcCTCTCGTCATTCTGCTTTCTTCTG tgagtgtgtgtgtgctggtgcTCGGTTCTGATCCGGTTCTTCTGGACCAGAGGAACAGGTGTCACTCCAGACTCAAACAGCTTCACGGACAGCAGGTGACCGTTCACACACCGCCCAACATCACCGGACACTGGGTGTCCAACAG CTGCGAGGTGCGACCCGGTCCGGAGTTCCTGACCCGCTCCTACCGCTTCTTCCCCAACGGCAGCTTCCAGGCGCTGCAGTTCTTCTACCGGGACCCTGACTGCAGCGAGCCCAGCTCCAGCCTGCTGATCCGGGGCAGCGTCCGGCCGCAGCGGGGCTCCTGGCTGGTGCACGGAGGGACGTTCAGCGAGGTGCATGTGAGCCGCGTCCAGCTGCAGTGCCTGCAGACGACCTGCGACCCGGATCCGGACCGCAGCATGCAGGAGCTGACGCTGATGCGCCTGGAGCTCAGGGCCGAGGAGCTGTTCCTGGGAGACGTCCACACGGAGCGCGCTCAGAGGAGCCTCCACCAGCCCGCGGGTTACCAGAGCCCCCTGCGGAGCGCCAAG GCCGAGTGCCGCGGAGTCTGTCAGATCGTGTCTTCGGCGGATCTTCATCATCCTCCGGTGCTGCCGGCTCGGCCCGAGCGTCCGGTGCGTCTGCAGGGAAGCTGGGTCAGCACACGGTGCGAGGTGCGTCCGGGCGTCCTCTTCCTCACCCGACAGCTGACCTTCCACGAGGACAGCCAGACCTGGACCGGACAGTACGACCACTTCTCTGACCCCGTCTGCCGTCACCCCACCTTCAGCATCTCGGCCAGCGGACGCTACAGCCGCGGAGCTCCATCTGCAGCCATCGGGGGCGCCGTCGAGTTCACCTTCACCG TGACGCACATGATGGTGACGCCCATGGATGTGGCCACCACGTTTCTGCTGAGCGCCTTCCGAGGGCGCGAGTGTGGCGCCGAGGGCTCGTGGAAGCTAGGCGTTCCTCAGGACGTGACGTCCACCTCGGGCTGCGCTGCGCTGGGGGTCCGGCTGCCTCACATGGAGTACGAGCTCTTCCGCGCCGGCCAGGACCCGTCTGGACACAGCCTGCTCTACAACGGCCAGAGACCCAGCGACGGCTCGAGTCCGGACCGGCCCGAGCGCCGGCCCACCAGCTTCCAGCCGCCGCTGATCCGCTGCGAGAGACACGAGCGAGACCAGCCCTTCAGACTGAGTGCCGGCGCCGGACCGAACGCGCTGGACACACTCCCCGCCGCCGCCGCGCTCGTCCTGCTGCACACGCTCATGTAG